In a single window of the Gemmatimonadaceae bacterium genome:
- a CDS encoding HAD-IA family hydrolase codes for MSLLKCQGFLFDMDGVLVDSHAVVERTWRRWAARHGMDSDAIVPIAHGRRASDTLRDIAPHLDIAAETAWIDDVERNDTDGVVAMPGASALLTHLPGLSWAIVTSCSDALARARLTAAGLPIPRVLIAAERITNGKPAPDGYLAGARALGVAASDCVVFEDSPPGIAAGIAAGARVVGVATTFPAEQLTAATRIVRDLSEVRIGRDHGAQPVLGGGDVFHVLLGG; via the coding sequence ATGTCGCTCCTCAAGTGCCAAGGCTTCCTCTTCGACATGGACGGGGTCCTCGTCGACTCGCACGCGGTGGTCGAGCGCACCTGGCGGCGCTGGGCGGCGCGTCACGGGATGGACAGCGACGCGATCGTCCCGATTGCGCATGGCCGGCGAGCGAGCGACACGCTGCGCGACATTGCCCCACACCTCGACATTGCCGCCGAGACGGCGTGGATCGACGACGTGGAGCGCAACGACACGGATGGCGTGGTGGCGATGCCGGGGGCGAGCGCGCTCCTGACGCACCTGCCGGGGCTGTCCTGGGCGATCGTGACATCCTGCTCGGACGCATTGGCGCGCGCGCGACTCACGGCCGCCGGGCTCCCGATCCCGCGCGTCCTCATCGCCGCCGAGCGCATCACGAACGGAAAGCCTGCACCTGACGGCTATCTCGCGGGGGCACGCGCGCTGGGGGTGGCAGCGTCCGACTGCGTGGTCTTCGAGGACTCGCCGCCGGGGATCGCAGCGGGGATTGCCGCGGGGGCACGCGTGGTGGGGGTGGCGACGACCTTCCCCGCCGAGCAGCTGACGGCGGCCACGCGCATCGTGCGCGACCTCTCCGAGGTGCGCATCGGGCGCGATCACGGCGCGCAGCCGGTGCTGGGCGGGGGCGACGTCTTTCACGTCCTGCTGGGGGGGTAG
- a CDS encoding propionyl-CoA synthetase, translated as MRNSLHEGLRDAYERMYEDARRDPEWFWGHAARQIHWDVPPPTVLDATRAPFYRWFTGGMLNTCYNAIDRHVENGRGEQAAVIYDSPVTGVKRTITFRELQDEVARFAGVLTSLGVAKGDRVVIYMPMTPEALIAMYGCARIGAVHSVVFGGFASHELAVRIEDAAPTVIVSASCGLEVSRVVDYKSLLDRAIELSSHKPAHVIALQHPQRECELLPGRDHDWHVLMAKARPVGCTPVQATDPLYILYTSGTTGKPKGIVRDNGGHAVALLWSMQHVYDMDPGEVFWAASDVGWVVGHSYIVYAPLLLGCTTIIHEGKPVGTPDAGEFWRVIQEHAVSVLFTAPTAVRAIKKEDPLGEHYKRYDTSSMRALFLAGERLDPDTYHWARALVGRPVVDHWWQTETGWPVAANCLGVEQLPVKPGSPTKPVPGYVVEVVDEAGNVLPAEKEGAVTIRLPLPPGTLLSLWGDDERYRATYLDKFPGRYLTGDGGYIDEDGYLFIMGRIDDVIIVAGHNLSTGSMEQALAAHPDVAECAVFGVKDALKTQLPLGLVVLKAGVTRSHDAICDELVQGVRSAVGPVANFRKVAVVARLPKTRSGKVLRGTMRKIADGDAYAVPPTIDDPATLDEIRATLQSLGYARDSGTPIGG; from the coding sequence AGATCCACTGGGACGTGCCCCCGCCCACGGTGCTGGACGCGACGCGCGCGCCGTTCTATCGGTGGTTCACGGGCGGGATGCTCAACACGTGCTACAACGCCATCGACCGGCACGTGGAGAACGGGCGCGGCGAGCAGGCGGCGGTCATCTACGACTCGCCGGTGACGGGGGTCAAGCGCACGATCACCTTCCGTGAGCTGCAAGACGAGGTGGCCCGCTTTGCCGGTGTGCTGACCTCGCTGGGCGTTGCCAAGGGCGACCGGGTGGTGATCTACATGCCGATGACGCCCGAGGCCTTGATTGCGATGTACGGCTGCGCGCGCATTGGCGCGGTGCACTCGGTGGTGTTTGGCGGCTTTGCCTCGCACGAGCTGGCGGTGCGTATCGAGGATGCCGCGCCTACGGTCATCGTCTCCGCCTCGTGCGGGCTGGAAGTGAGCCGCGTGGTGGACTACAAGTCGCTGCTCGATCGCGCGATCGAGTTGTCGTCGCACAAGCCGGCGCACGTGATAGCGCTGCAGCACCCGCAGCGGGAATGCGAACTCCTCCCCGGGCGCGACCACGACTGGCACGTGTTGATGGCGAAGGCGCGCCCAGTCGGGTGCACGCCGGTGCAGGCCACCGACCCGCTCTACATCCTCTACACATCGGGAACAACCGGCAAGCCCAAGGGGATCGTGCGCGACAACGGCGGGCACGCGGTGGCGCTGCTCTGGTCAATGCAGCACGTGTACGACATGGACCCGGGGGAGGTGTTCTGGGCGGCGAGCGACGTGGGGTGGGTGGTGGGACACTCGTACATCGTCTACGCCCCGCTCCTGTTGGGGTGCACGACGATCATCCACGAGGGGAAGCCGGTAGGGACGCCCGACGCGGGCGAGTTCTGGCGCGTGATCCAGGAGCACGCGGTGAGCGTTCTCTTCACCGCCCCCACCGCCGTTCGTGCCATCAAGAAGGAAGACCCGCTGGGGGAGCACTACAAGCGCTACGACACCTCGTCGATGCGGGCGTTGTTCCTGGCGGGAGAGCGCCTGGACCCCGACACCTACCACTGGGCGCGCGCCCTGGTGGGGCGCCCCGTGGTGGACCACTGGTGGCAGACGGAGACGGGGTGGCCGGTGGCTGCGAACTGTTTGGGGGTGGAGCAGCTCCCGGTCAAGCCGGGGTCGCCCACCAAGCCGGTGCCCGGCTACGTCGTCGAGGTGGTCGACGAGGCTGGGAACGTCCTCCCCGCGGAGAAGGAAGGCGCGGTCACCATCCGCCTCCCGCTCCCCCCGGGGACGCTCCTCTCGCTGTGGGGGGACGACGAGCGATATCGCGCCACGTACCTGGACAAGTTTCCGGGGCGTTATCTCACCGGCGACGGCGGCTACATCGACGAGGATGGCTACCTGTTCATCATGGGGCGCATCGACGACGTGATCATCGTCGCCGGCCACAACCTCTCCACGGGGAGCATGGAGCAAGCGCTCGCCGCCCACCCTGACGTGGCCGAGTGCGCGGTGTTCGGCGTGAAGGACGCGCTCAAGACGCAGCTCCCGCTGGGGCTCGTGGTGCTCAAGGCGGGGGTCACGCGCAGCCACGACGCCATCTGCGACGAGTTGGTGCAGGGGGTGCGCAGCGCGGTGGGGCCGGTGGCCAACTTCAGGAAGGTGGCGGTGGTGGCGCGCCTTCCCAAGACGCGCTCGGGCAAGGTGCTACGCGGCACGATGCGCAAGATTGCCGACGGCGACGCGTATGCCGTCCCGCCGACGATCGACGACCCGGCCACGCTGGACGAGATCCGTGCAACGCTGCAATCGTTAGGGTACGCTCGCGACAGCGGGACGCCGATTGGCGGGTAA